The Streptomyces sp. NBC_01275 genome has a segment encoding these proteins:
- a CDS encoding TetR/AcrR family transcriptional regulator has translation MTRAEPEDPRAARTRARLRTALLQECAQRPLEEVGVAALVRRAGVGRATFYVHYPDLEALAVDACADVVREAVEALHAWQGRPDPVRAPAALAEFFASLTPHAPLYRALLTPGGGGPLGRVLHRDLRAYSLRERERAGAADAPLVASAVAATFAGVLADWLHGLLDGTAADIADQVWQLLVALHASR, from the coding sequence GTGACGCGGGCCGAGCCCGAGGACCCGCGGGCGGCCCGCACCCGGGCGAGGCTGCGGACCGCGCTGCTCCAGGAGTGCGCGCAGCGGCCGCTGGAGGAGGTCGGCGTCGCCGCGCTGGTGCGGCGGGCCGGCGTCGGCCGGGCCACCTTCTACGTGCACTACCCCGACCTGGAGGCCCTCGCCGTCGACGCCTGCGCGGACGTCGTACGCGAGGCCGTGGAGGCGCTGCACGCCTGGCAGGGGCGGCCCGACCCGGTGCGGGCCCCGGCGGCGCTGGCGGAGTTCTTCGCCTCGCTCACCCCGCACGCCCCGCTGTACCGCGCCCTGTTGACCCCGGGCGGCGGCGGACCGCTCGGCCGGGTCCTGCACCGGGATCTGCGCGCCTACAGCCTGCGCGAGCGAGAGCGCGCGGGTGCGGCGGACGCCCCGCTGGTCGCCTCCGCCGTCGCCGCGACCTTCGCCGGAGTGCTCGCCGACTGGCTGCACGGCCTCCTCGACGGCACGGCCGCCGACATCGCCGACCAGGTCTGGCAGTTGCTGGTCGCCCTGCACGCGAGCCGCTGA
- a CDS encoding DUF1304 domain-containing protein, translated as MEILANVLVVLVAALHVYILVMEMFLWQKKPGLSFHGFDAEMAKRTAAMAANQGLYNGFLAAGLVWGLVAGDPTGFRAQVFFLCCVIVAGVYGAVTANRRILVAQALPGALALAAVLIAQ; from the coding sequence ATGGAGATCCTGGCGAACGTGCTGGTCGTGCTGGTGGCCGCGCTGCATGTCTACATCCTGGTGATGGAGATGTTCCTGTGGCAGAAGAAGCCGGGGCTGTCCTTTCACGGGTTCGACGCCGAGATGGCGAAGCGGACCGCCGCGATGGCCGCCAACCAGGGGCTCTACAACGGTTTTCTCGCGGCGGGGCTGGTGTGGGGGCTCGTCGCCGGCGATCCGACCGGCTTCCGGGCGCAGGTCTTCTTCCTGTGCTGTGTGATCGTCGCGGGCGTGTACGGCGCGGTCACGGCGAACCGACGGATCCTGGTCGCACAGGCCCTGCCGGGCGCGCTCGCCCTGGCCGCCGTCCTGATCGCGCAGTGA
- a CDS encoding pyridoxamine 5'-phosphate oxidase family protein, giving the protein MTSAAARPAKQRRSDTLHRLESDVDAWVATAAQDGGSPYLVPLSFVWDGATLLFATPADSPTGRNLHATGVARVAVGPTRDVVMIEGAVVAVPPAELPEEDAEIFAGKTGFDPRELAEPYLYFRVRPVRMQAWREADEIEGRELMRDGEWLVTD; this is encoded by the coding sequence ATGACCTCCGCAGCGGCACGCCCCGCGAAGCAGCGCAGAAGCGACACGCTCCATCGGCTGGAGAGTGATGTGGACGCCTGGGTCGCGACCGCCGCGCAGGATGGCGGATCGCCGTATCTGGTGCCGCTGTCCTTCGTCTGGGACGGGGCCACGCTGCTGTTCGCCACCCCGGCCGACAGTCCCACCGGGCGCAATCTGCACGCCACCGGCGTGGCGCGCGTCGCCGTCGGGCCGACGCGGGACGTCGTCATGATCGAGGGCGCCGTCGTGGCCGTGCCGCCCGCGGAGCTGCCGGAGGAGGACGCGGAGATCTTCGCGGGCAAGACCGGCTTCGACCCGCGTGAACTCGCCGAGCCCTACCTGTACTTCCGTGTCCGCCCCGTCCGGATGCAGGCCTGGCGCGAGGCGGACGAGATCGAGGGGCGCGAGCTGATGCGCGACGGGGAGTGGCTGGTGACCGACTGA
- a CDS encoding nitroreductase family deazaflavin-dependent oxidoreductase, translating to MPLEGEYEPSPTQWVREQVELYERSNGAEGTTLRDTGLPVILLTTRGAKSGKIRKTPLMRVEHEGRYALVASQGGAPQHPVWYHNVKADPQVELQDGPEKQDMTAREVTGAEKSAWWERAVAAFPPYADYQKKTDREIPVFVVEVADGD from the coding sequence ATGCCTCTCGAGGGCGAGTACGAACCCAGCCCGACGCAGTGGGTACGCGAGCAGGTGGAGCTGTACGAGCGCTCCAACGGCGCCGAGGGGACGACGCTGCGGGACACGGGACTGCCGGTCATCCTGCTGACGACCCGGGGCGCGAAGAGCGGGAAGATCCGCAAGACCCCGCTGATGCGGGTCGAGCACGAGGGCCGGTACGCCCTGGTGGCCTCCCAGGGCGGGGCGCCCCAGCACCCGGTCTGGTACCACAACGTGAAGGCCGACCCCCAGGTGGAGCTCCAGGACGGTCCCGAGAAACAGGACATGACGGCCCGCGAGGTCACCGGCGCGGAGAAGTCCGCCTGGTGGGAGCGCGCCGTCGCCGCGTTCCCGCCGTACGCCGACTACCAGAAGAAGACGGACCGGGAGATTCCGGTGTTCGTGGTGGAGGTGGCCGACGGCGACTGA
- a CDS encoding LysE family transporter: MTAALVAGLVAGYGIAVPVGAVGTYLVSLTARTSLRTGVCAALGVAAADGLYALLATAGGAAVATALRPVLTPLRWASALVLLTLATVGAVSAVRRYRAHRLSVLGDRSAPPPPSPVRAFLSLLGITLLNPTTVVYFAALVLGNGAADAVRPLEQGLFVLAAFAASASWQLLLAGSGALLGRALTGHRGRLATALVSSGVMTVLAVRMLL, translated from the coding sequence ATGACGGCCGCGCTGGTCGCGGGGCTGGTGGCCGGCTACGGCATCGCCGTGCCCGTCGGCGCCGTCGGGACCTACCTCGTCTCCCTCACCGCCCGCACGTCCCTGCGCACCGGCGTGTGCGCCGCGCTCGGCGTGGCCGCCGCCGACGGGCTCTACGCCCTGCTGGCCACCGCCGGAGGAGCCGCCGTCGCCACCGCGCTGCGGCCGGTGCTGACACCGCTGCGCTGGGCCTCCGCGCTGGTGCTGCTGACGCTCGCGACGGTGGGCGCGGTGTCGGCCGTACGCCGCTACCGGGCCCACCGGCTCAGCGTCCTCGGCGACCGGTCCGCGCCGCCTCCGCCGAGTCCGGTCCGGGCCTTCCTGAGCCTGCTCGGGATCACTCTCCTGAACCCGACGACGGTGGTGTACTTCGCCGCGCTCGTGCTGGGCAACGGCGCCGCCGACGCCGTACGCCCCCTGGAGCAGGGCCTGTTCGTACTGGCCGCCTTCGCCGCGTCCGCTAGCTGGCAGCTGCTGCTCGCCGGGAGCGGCGCGCTGCTCGGCCGGGCGCTGACCGGTCACCGGGGACGACTGGCGACGGCGCTCGTGTCGAGCGGGGTGATGACGGTGCTGGCGGTGAGGATGCTGCTGTGA
- a CDS encoding cytochrome P450, whose protein sequence is MTELTELTESADVADLTDATRSPAPVAFPQDRTCPFHPPAAYDPLRDSRPLSRVTLYDGRTAWLVTGHATARDLLSDPRLSTDRTRPGYPATAPRFEVMRERRAALLGVDDPEHHAQRRMLVSSFTLKRATALRPAIQRIVDERIDAMLVQGPPAELVNAFALPVPSTVICELLGVPYADHEFFEEQSRRLLRSREVDEVRQARDRLDAYLDALIDRKLEHPSGDGVLDALVHGQLRDGAVDREEAISLATILLVAGHETTANMISLGTYTLLQHPERLAELRADPSLLPAAVEELLRMLSIADGLLRQATEDIEVAGTTIRAGEGVVFATSVINRDESAYSAPDTLDWRRSARHHVAFGFGIHQCLGQNLARAELEIALYTLFDRLPGLRLAVPADEIPFKPGDTIQGMLELPVTW, encoded by the coding sequence ATGACGGAATTGACGGAATTGACGGAATCGGCGGACGTGGCGGACCTGACGGACGCGACGCGAAGCCCCGCTCCCGTCGCGTTCCCCCAGGACCGCACCTGCCCCTTCCACCCGCCCGCCGCCTACGACCCCCTGCGCGACTCCCGCCCCCTGTCCCGCGTCACCCTCTACGACGGCCGTACGGCATGGCTGGTCACCGGACACGCCACGGCCCGCGACCTGCTCTCCGACCCCCGCCTGTCGACCGACCGCACCCGCCCCGGCTACCCGGCGACCGCCCCGCGCTTCGAGGTGATGCGCGAGCGCAGGGCCGCCCTGCTGGGCGTCGACGACCCCGAGCACCACGCCCAGCGTCGGATGCTGGTCTCGAGCTTCACCCTGAAACGCGCCACCGCCCTGCGTCCGGCCATCCAGCGGATCGTCGACGAGCGGATCGACGCGATGCTCGTCCAGGGACCGCCCGCCGAGCTGGTGAACGCCTTCGCGCTGCCCGTGCCCTCGACGGTGATCTGCGAGCTGCTCGGCGTGCCGTACGCCGACCACGAGTTCTTCGAGGAGCAGTCACGACGGCTGCTGCGCAGTCGGGAGGTCGACGAGGTGCGCCAGGCCCGCGACCGGCTCGACGCCTACCTCGACGCGCTGATCGACCGCAAGCTGGAGCACCCGTCCGGCGACGGCGTCCTCGACGCCCTCGTCCACGGGCAGCTGCGCGACGGCGCGGTGGACCGCGAGGAGGCGATCTCCCTGGCCACCATCCTGCTGGTCGCCGGCCACGAGACGACCGCCAACATGATCTCCCTCGGCACGTACACGCTGCTCCAGCACCCCGAACGGCTGGCCGAGCTGCGCGCCGACCCCTCGCTGCTCCCGGCCGCCGTCGAGGAACTGCTGCGCATGCTGTCCATCGCGGACGGCCTGCTGCGGCAGGCCACCGAGGACATCGAGGTGGCCGGGACGACCATCCGGGCCGGCGAGGGCGTGGTCTTCGCGACCTCGGTCATCAACCGCGACGAGAGCGCCTACTCCGCCCCGGACACCCTCGACTGGCGCCGTTCGGCCCGCCATCACGTGGCGTTCGGCTTCGGCATCCACCAGTGCCTCGGCCAGAACCTGGCCCGCGCCGAACTGGAGATCGCCCTGTACACCCTCTTCGACCGGCTCCCCGGCCTGCGCCTCGCCGTCCCGGCGGACGAGATCCCCTTCAAGCCCGGCGACACGATCCAGGGGATGCTGGAACTCCCCGTGACCTGGTAA
- a CDS encoding ferredoxin: MHTDTHIDIDTDVCIGAGQCALAAPGVFTQDDDGFSALLPGRENGGGDPMVRVAAHACPVGAITLSETAG; the protein is encoded by the coding sequence ATGCACACCGACACGCACATCGACATCGACACGGACGTCTGCATCGGAGCCGGCCAGTGCGCCCTGGCCGCCCCCGGCGTCTTCACCCAGGACGACGACGGCTTCAGCGCCCTGCTGCCCGGCCGCGAGAACGGCGGCGGCGACCCGATGGTCCGGGTGGCCGCACACGCCTGCCCGGTCGGCGCGATCACGCTGTCCGAGACGGCGGGCTGA
- a CDS encoding TetR/AcrR family transcriptional regulator gives MDSATAREQALDAAERLFYGRGVQSVGMDDVRGASGVSLKRLYQLFPAKEQLVEAYLERRDLRWRARLAGAVAGHEDPRERIMAVFDWLESWFGEPDFRGCAWINAYGELGATSERVAGQVRAHKGAFRDYLAGLVADAGLPPALTGPLFLLAEGAMVTAGIDGAAAPAAEAREAARLLLG, from the coding sequence ATGGACAGCGCGACAGCCCGTGAGCAGGCGCTCGACGCCGCGGAGAGGCTGTTCTACGGGCGGGGCGTGCAGTCCGTCGGCATGGACGACGTGCGGGGCGCGTCCGGCGTCTCGCTCAAGCGGCTGTACCAGCTCTTCCCGGCGAAGGAGCAGTTGGTGGAGGCGTACCTGGAGCGGCGCGACCTGCGCTGGCGCGCGCGGCTGGCCGGGGCCGTCGCAGGGCACGAGGACCCCCGGGAGCGGATCATGGCCGTGTTCGACTGGCTGGAGTCGTGGTTCGGGGAGCCGGACTTCCGGGGATGCGCCTGGATCAACGCGTACGGCGAGCTGGGCGCGACCTCGGAGCGGGTGGCGGGGCAGGTGCGGGCCCACAAAGGGGCGTTCCGGGACTACCTCGCGGGTCTGGTCGCCGACGCCGGTCTGCCCCCCGCCCTGACCGGGCCGCTGTTCCTGCTGGCCGAGGGCGCGATGGTCACGGCCGGCATCGACGGCGCCGCCGCCCCGGCCGCCGAAGCCCGGGAGGCGGCACGGCTGTTGCTGGGGTGA
- a CDS encoding nuclear transport factor 2 family protein, producing the protein MPDARPPVPPFTRETAAQKTQAAEDAWNTRDPHRVALAYSEDSVWRNRGAFLTGRAAIVDFLTAKWAREHEYALRKDLWAYDGHRIAVRFQYECRDADGQWWRSYGNELWEFDEHGLMTRREASIDDVRIEERDRRIHGPRPAAERGLSFPLR; encoded by the coding sequence ATGCCGGACGCCCGCCCGCCCGTGCCGCCCTTCACCCGGGAGACCGCCGCCCAGAAGACCCAGGCCGCCGAGGACGCCTGGAACACCCGTGACCCGCACCGGGTCGCCCTCGCCTACTCCGAGGACTCGGTCTGGCGCAACCGCGGCGCCTTCCTCACCGGCCGCGCCGCGATCGTCGACTTCCTCACCGCGAAGTGGGCGCGCGAGCACGAGTACGCGCTGCGCAAGGACCTGTGGGCCTACGACGGCCACCGCATCGCCGTCCGCTTCCAGTACGAGTGCCGCGACGCCGACGGACAGTGGTGGCGCTCGTACGGCAACGAGCTGTGGGAGTTCGACGAGCACGGGCTGATGACCCGACGCGAGGCGAGCATCGACGACGTGCGCATCGAGGAGCGGGACCGCCGCATCCACGGCCCGCGCCCCGCAGCCGAACGAGGGCTGTCCTTCCCCCTTCGGTAG
- a CDS encoding flavoprotein codes for MTEQDGKPFLYAVVCAAGVAEGVSKLITAAQERDWEVGVIATPLAMNGFFDTAAVEAQTGRPIRSAWRRPGDPRPFPPPDAVVVAPATFNTVNKWAAGMADTLALGTLCEVSGLGIPIGVLPCVAGALAAHPAYGESLTRLRAMGVRIGDPYDGEAGVGGGRPEFRWERALDLLG; via the coding sequence ATGACCGAACAGGACGGGAAGCCCTTCCTCTACGCCGTCGTCTGCGCCGCCGGGGTCGCCGAGGGCGTCAGCAAGCTGATCACCGCCGCGCAGGAACGCGACTGGGAGGTGGGCGTCATCGCCACCCCCCTCGCCATGAACGGCTTCTTCGACACGGCCGCCGTCGAGGCGCAGACCGGCCGCCCGATCCGCTCGGCCTGGCGGCGCCCCGGCGACCCGCGCCCCTTCCCTCCGCCCGACGCGGTCGTCGTCGCCCCGGCCACCTTCAACACCGTCAACAAGTGGGCCGCCGGCATGGCCGACACCCTCGCCCTCGGCACCCTCTGCGAGGTCTCCGGCCTGGGCATACCCATCGGCGTCCTGCCCTGTGTGGCCGGCGCCCTGGCCGCCCACCCCGCCTACGGCGAGAGCCTGACCCGCCTGCGCGCGATGGGCGTCCGCATCGGCGACCCCTACGACGGTGAGGCGGGGGTGGGCGGCGGGCGGCCGGAGTTCCGGTGGGAGCGGGCGTTGGACCTGCTCGGGTGA